The Daphnia pulex isolate KAP4 chromosome 6, ASM2113471v1 genome contains the following window.
ctgatggggatgggtctacaacaaacaaaatcaaaatgaataccaaatggctgagccttgcggctattgtaccttacttaataatgatgcaaaacgtccAGTTGTCACCCagcctctacaccaccgcattgacagttttacacgtGATGTTCCccgcgaccttcaagcgtgaaggacgTGCAAACTGGCCTGCACGTTGAACTCTACAAtgggaattgaaaaatatttaataagcACTGCATTAGTTGGAACATGTTGagctccttctttttcttttccatggACTGCATGCAGCAGACCGATACGTTACATTATTACCAATTCccgtggaaaaaaaattcattttgaacaAATGGAACTGTCAACTGTCTACCAtatcttgaaaaaattaaaaggaaaaaaattgttcttttaaGTTTCAATTAAAATCTTTATTGTAcaagagtaacagaaaactttTCAATAAATCATAAGACAAAATTGGATGAAAATGTTctgtaaattaaaatgaaaatttctttcctaGTTAAATCGAAAAGATCACAAATCGGCTCAAACTGAACATTCagatttattttaacaaaaaaaattatagcagGAAATAGTTTGATACTATGTTAGTAATTTTCTACATATTGTGAAGGTTCTACTTGTGACTTGAACACaacaatataaaataaaaccatatGACAAAATGACATTCtaattacaaatattttaaatcaaattaccatttccaGTTGCAGTTACACTTTACATAACACACACTTACTGCTTGCAGCAGCTGCAGGTCAACTCGAACTACCTCTCAACAGCTAGCTGCAATAGAATCATCTGCATGAAAGACGCAGCTTACATGTCATTAACTGTGACCAACATAAAATTAATCTTTAGCATCAATAGACATCCTGTATGGTAAACATATTAACCTGATGTACAATtatctttcaccagcatagtTAAACATGtcacattggacagcaacatctGCTGTGTAAATGTGAACCTATATAACCAACATGGAATAaataatcttcagcatcaattaTGTATGAAAAACGAATTATTTCATTCACTAACTCATATTCTCCACAACAATCACTTGGTTGTTGTTCACTTAGTTGTCACCGAATCCAGTGGGGGAAAAAGACAAGATTAGACAAcattattgaattaaaaagttCTGTCAAATGTAATGGGGATTTGTTTCCTAATTTAATCCAATTAAGATTATTACAACTCGTCACAAGCTGATCATGCTAGTCTATCCAAAGTCTTCTTAACACAAAAACTCTAGGcaggaaaaatttgattactaCATTACTACATCACATCAGGGTTCTACTTGTGACCTGAACACAGCAATTTAATAAAACCATGCAACATTCACAGTTACAACCAATAAtctcaatcaaattaccatttcaagatgtTTTTGGTTGCTGTTACACCTCGGGTAATAAGTTCTTAGGGCCCCAATGCCTAAACATTTCGCCGAAAAGTCCGAGTTAGATGATTGGGCGAAGTGGTATTTTTATGCTAGATGACCTCTGTTAAGTTACACATcgatattttaaagaaattaacaagAGTCAAGAAatactttttcactttcatcatGAGAAACGTCAGGACAACACCACAAACACCAGGCCAAATTCAGTCGCTGTTCGCTGAAGACACTAGCGCAACCTGGTGAGTGGTGACATAACTTTAGCCACCTAGCGACAGCGAATTGCTTGAGtaaccaaaaaggaaaacaaacctTAACCTTAATTAATGAAATCGAAACCCGATTGCGCAAACACCAATTTTTGTCCTATCCGCTCCTTGCGGACTGCGTGTTAATTAAACTCACTCAATTTCACtgtaatctttttatttagtgTGTAGATCAAAAGCTAGCATAAATCAAAGGACGACGGGAGGAGGAGCACTCAAAACGGGTAGATTGGATGAAAAATACAAGGGTTACAAACCAGTCGTCGACATTGAGGAgggcttgtttttttcatttaaaaaaaaccgtgCAGTTGGCTTACAGACACCGTTTATCTGCACAAAAGTGGGATACGATAAACGTGTACATGTATTACATACAATATAATATAGGTACATCAGTTGGCTGGGCGGGCAACACATAACAAAAGGacggtgaaacaaaaaaaaaggggaaaaaaatgatccCAACAGTTAAAATCGTCACGTAACgtaaaagaaatcatttccatcgaGATGGACCAGTGttaaattgaagaagaaaaagggagaaataagAATATAGGAATTTCCAACACTTGTTCATCAACTGTTTCATCAATCCAGATGGATCATGCTTGCTTTACGAGACATGCTTGTGAACTAGGCACTTTGACGCAGCTGGCTggctttaaacaaaaaagtggagCCCGGAACGTTTTTCTCATTCCAAgggaagggaggggggggggggcctagGGGATCAGCAAACGTTTAAAAATCCAGGTTAAGATATATATAATTACAAACAACGTTTTTTGCGTCCCcccattttccattttaagATTTCTGCCTTATGGGCTGGTTACTGCTTTCCTCTTCCAACATAGAGTCCAATTCGTCCGTCAAGTCAGCTAGCATGTTGCCAATGTCGTTCAACACGTCGCTAGTTCCTgttaattgaaaacaaaagtggcATTGACAAACAAGCGTTGAATTTGGCAGCAAAAGCTAAACTAAATGCAAACGCTAAAGAGTTTTCAAAGCGAGGCAAATGTAGGACGAGTGAGAGAATGTACTTAAGAGACAGGGGTGCAATGCTGACCGAGATTTATGTTGGTGTTGGTGTTGGCGTTGCTGGTGGATGGCGCCCGTCGGCCGAGTGACGGAGACAGAACGGCGGcgacagaggaagaagagtaCGTCAGTGCCGCAAGGGCCGGGTGAGCCCGCGCACTTCGCTGTTTGATGGTACCGGCGTTGTCGTTGGCAAACGGCATTGAATCCGATTCCGTGCTGGACGTCGACTGCTTTCACCACAGATAAATACAAAAGAGTTGTTTGAATTCGTCAAACCAATTTCGAATGGAATCATTTGCATTTTTACCTTGAAACTGGCATCGGATCCATTCCGGCGTTGACGGAATTCCATGGCCGGGCTTCCCGGTTCGGTATCTGAAGTTTCAATGCTTTCGCTTGGACTGCATTCTCTGGTCGAGACCATCTTCATGGAGGACATGGTGCtgctacaaaaataaaataaaacaagacagaaaaaaacaattgaaagttAACCATTTCCATTCATTTCCATAtatattgaaatttattccGTTGATTTTACTTGGGGCGACTAGGTGTAGCGTTGGGGACTCCATAATGAGACTGTTGCGAATGGGGGCGAGCTGGCCAATGCCCAGCACCCGTGCGCTGGAGGATGTTGTCGAGTCGTTCGCGGACAGAGGCGGCAGCCGAAGAGGCGTGCTGCCCGTGTTGCAGGTACGAGTCGGATGCTGTAATCGGCGCTGGCGGAGGAGGGAAATCCTCTGAGTCATCCGAATAAGCCAGGAGGCTCATTGAATCGGCGGCAGTGACGGGTGGCGGAGGCGGTAGCGGCAAGGGACTAGACTTGGCACTCCGTCCGTAAATGGGCTCGGCCGCCTCGCTCTCCGCCGAgatggagctgctgctggcacgTTTGGGCGGGGCAGGAGGCGGGTTCTTCTTCCCGAGCGTGCCGTACAGCGGCTGTGTAGGCGGACTGATGGACAGAGCTTTGAGGTCATCGTGAAGGTGTGCAGATGGATCGGGGCAACAATCGGTTCTCGTCTTGGCGCTGATTTTGGCCACTGGGCGAGGTTTGACTGTTCCTCGCGGGCGCGGTAAAGTGCCACCGCCCGGCACATTCTGCCCTTGCGGCAAAAGGTGATGACTGTGCTCGCTCACCGGCGTCACGTCACCATCCTCGTAGCTCCTCTGACGCCATCCGGGCTTGTAAAACGTCTGCTGGAGAGCAGCTGGCTCAGCGTTTGCAACAGGGCCAGGCTGGCAAGATCGAACGTCTTCCGATGACCTATTCCGGTGAACCTACAATTACAAGAAAGTCAATTATgcatttattttcccaatgCAAATTTAATTGCTGAATGACGCACCTGAATCGCCACGACATCCGGGCGGTATGTCGGCTGTTGATAATGATAGTAAATaggttgctgttgttgttgttgctgctgctgctgaacatGATGTTGCTGCTGATAATGTGGTTGTGGTTGAGCCTGTTGTTGTGGCATAAAGAAGACAGGCCGCATGATGGAAGGCGGAATAGCGTAGTGAGATGAAGATGCCGATCCGTTGCGGTACTGGAACGTCGAGAGAGACGACATTTCGTGCATTTCACCTCCTGGCGAAACCATTACGTCGCCCTGTTGCATCTGCAACGGCACGTACTTGCCAGCCAAAATGTCTTTCACTCGCTTAATGGCCAGCATGATTTTCTTCTGGTGACCAAGTCGTAATATTCCAAAATCCTCTAGATCCTCCCACGTCAGCTGGGTGACATCTTCCACCGTTCTGTAGCCCTGGCGTCTCAAACTGGGACTGTACTCAGCCAGTCCTAGTAGAGCCAACCATTCTTCGAGCGTTTCCTGTTAAAGCCATCAGCAAAATgttaatgaaattcaattcaatcaaatcattaatttttttttctccctaccGGTTTGAAATCAGGCAACCCGTCCGGTATTTGGAGCAGGGCCATTTCAGCTTTAAGCTTTTTGCGGTGGTTTGGCTTTTGAATCCCAATGGCCGTCAAGtcctggaaaacaaaaagaaataatagatTAAATCAATTACCCCCATATTGCGGTTTTATATTGCATTACCTCGGGAGTCATCCGGGTGATAGTGTGCATGTCGTAACCTGACTGGACAAAGAGATCGTAATATTCTTCGAAGCCCAGATCCGTCAACCAGGCATTAAGAATCTCGTGTtccttgaaaattaaaaaaaatcaaataaataaataaaaataatgaactataattttctaaatgatGAGGGGGAAAATGACATAAGAAATTACCGGCATTCCTTGAGAAAGCATTTCGCCAATATTGATTCGATGGATGTCATCGATTTTGCCTCCACTCGATCCCAAACTGGACGAAGAACTGTGGTAGCTGTTACGCAAGCAGCTCTCGTACGATTGGCCCGAGAAtcgttgctgttgctggtgctGGACCAACAACATTTGACCGCCTGGATGGTGGAAAGTGGACGTGGTTGACGTCGACGAAGTGGAGCCGTGCCGCTGGTTGGCCCCGTGGTGATGGTGGATGTCATAAGTGCCCGATGCCCTTCCACTGTCTAAGCTCGTCGTGCTGGTGGTGCTGTGGCGACAGGAAGAGGATCCCGTCAGGAGAGCCGACGCGGCGCTACTTCCGCTGCTACTCCCGCCGCTAATGTTGCTCTTCAATCCCACGCTGACCGT
Protein-coding sequences here:
- the LOC124195543 gene encoding caskin-1-like isoform X9 encodes the protein MPSRFLTLWSMLAKPGQQSTSSTKKKNKKDTSASSQQVHYRPGFMPVIPIYGEDMATSGSTRSVRDEVLVKEEEVTAPTARDRTLTRPASSVFRRSLLFRKSGVPAGISKNHQSVDSLAVTREESRSVSKSQSVSGLSQRSLRVCQAKRVAPPIVPESATASTSSSSLSVQQHPNHHHQQQQQQQQQQQQQQHRHSGSSFDSGGSAESSSGGYCSGTGSLSSCHAPSSSAWSQAGSDQRSSIGLDDAFLPPPPSSPAAHANNNAANNKHHMYSRGENEPVYSGRNLGSPGFGGPGGIFTYPASGANSHHTQNGIYGQIGQYRSGSQSSSQHVSFAMDNNHPTSPASVGSGSTSATAIPSMTLLPHPNYSHQLSMEDQGIDLTQSPGRESPSSSSSTVSVGLKSNISGGSSSGSSAASALLTGSSSCRHSTTSTTSLDSGRASGTYDIHHHHGANQRHGSTSSTSTTSTFHHPGGQMLLVQHQQQQRFSGQSYESCLRNSYHSSSSSLGSSGGKIDDIHRINIGEMLSQGMPEHEILNAWLTDLGFEEYYDLFVQSGYDMHTITRMTPEDLTAIGIQKPNHRKKLKAEMALLQIPDGLPDFKPETLEEWLALLGLAEYSPSLRRQGYRTVEDVTQLTWEDLEDFGILRLGHQKKIMLAIKRVKDILAGKYVPLQMQQGDVMVSPGGEMHEMSSLSTFQYRNGSASSSHYAIPPSIMRPVFFMPQQQAQPQPHYQQQHHVQQQQQQQQQQPIYYHYQQPTYRPDVVAIQVHRNRSSEDVRSCQPGPVANAEPAALQQTFYKPGWRQRSYEDGDVTPVSEHSHHLLPQGQNVPGGGTLPRPRGTVKPRPVAKISAKTRTDCCPDPSAHLHDDLKALSISPPTQPLYGTLGKKNPPPAPPKRASSSSISAESEAAEPIYGRSAKSSPLPLPPPPPVTAADSMSLLAYSDDSEDFPPPPAPITASDSYLQHGQHASSAAASVRERLDNILQRTGAGHWPARPHSQQSHYGVPNATPSRPNSTMSSMKMVSTRECSPSESIETSDTEPGSPAMEFRQRRNGSDASFKSTSSTESDSMPFANDNAGTIKQRSARAHPALAALTYSSSSVAAVLSPSLGRRAPSTSNANTNTNINLGTSDVLNDIGNMLADLTDELDSMLEEESSNQPIRQKS
- the LOC124195543 gene encoding caskin-1-like isoform X17; the encoded protein is MSNTFFFGRLSRIFFPSSDGARLLLDVAMRRLGLFPYSFCPPLLELWTVCVCVCVRTCFYRVSYLEWRQLRFSCLAMNRVQKKVSGLSQRSLRVCQAKRVAPPIVPESATASTSSSSLSVQQHPNHHHQQQQQQQQQQQQQQHRHSGSSFDSGGSAESSSGGYCSGTGSLSSCHAPSSSAWSQAGSDQRSSIGLDDAFLPPPPSSPAAHANNNAANNKHHMYSRGENEPVYSGRNLGSPGFGGPGGIFTYPASGANSHHTNGIYGQIGQYRSGSQSSSQHVSFAMDNNHPTSPASVGSGSTSATAIPSMTLLPHPNYSHQLSMEDQGIDLTQSPGRESPSSSSSTVSVGLKSNISGGSSSGSSAASALLTGSSSCRHSTTSTTSLDSGRASGTYDIHHHHGANQRHGSTSSTSTTSTFHHPGGQMLLVQHQQQQRFSGQSYESCLRNSYHSSSSSLGSSGGKIDDIHRINIGEMLSQGMPEHEILNAWLTDLGFEEYYDLFVQSGYDMHTITRMTPEDLTAIGIQKPNHRKKLKAEMALLQIPDGLPDFKPETLEEWLALLGLAEYSPSLRRQGYRTVEDVTQLTWEDLEDFGILRLGHQKKIMLAIKRVKDILAGKYVPLQMQQGDVMVSPGGEMHEMSSLSTFQYRNGSASSSHYAIPPSIMRPVFFMPQQQAQPQPHYQQQHHVQQQQQQQQQQPIYYHYQQPTYRPDVVAIQVHRNRSSEDVRSCQPGPVANAEPAALQQTFYKPGWRQRSYEDGDVTPVSEHSHHLLPQGQNVPGGGTLPRPRGTVKPRPVAKISAKTRTDCCPDPSAHLHDDLKALSISPPTQPLYGTLGKKNPPPAPPKRASSSSISAESEAAEPIYGRSAKSSPLPLPPPPPVTAADSMSLLAYSDDSEDFPPPPAPITASDSYLQHGQHASSAAASVRERLDNILQRTGAGHWPARPHSQQSHYGVPNATPSRPNTMSSMKMVSTRECSPSESIETSDTEPGSPAMEFRQRRNGSDASFKSTSSTESDSMPFANDNAGTIKQRSARAHPALAALTYSSSSVAAVLSPSLGRRAPSTSNANTNTNINLGTSDVLNDIGNMLADLTDELDSMLEEESSNQPIRQKS
- the LOC124195543 gene encoding caskin-1-like isoform X22, with translation MPQQQLPCCSLLFNPIGNMRKLPVSGLSQRSLRVCQAKRVAPPIVPESATASTSSSSLSVQQHPNHHHQQQQQQQQQQQQQQHRHSGSSFDSGGSAESSSGGYCSGTGSLSSCHAPSSSAWSQAGSDQRSSIGLDDAFLPPPPSSPAAHANNNAANNKHHMYSRGENEPVYSGRNLGSPGFGGPGGIFTYPASGANSHHTQNGIYGQIGQYRSGSQSSSQHVSFAMDNNHPTSPASVGSGSTSATAIPSMTLLPHPNYSHQLSMEDQGIDLTQSPGRESPSSSSSTVSVGLKSNISGGSSSGSSAASALLTGSSSCRHSTTSTTSLDSGRASGTYDIHHHHGANQRHGSTSSTSTTSTFHHPGGQMLLVQHQQQQRFSGQSYESCLRNSYHSSSSSLGSSGGKIDDIHRINIGEMLSQGMPEHEILNAWLTDLGFEEYYDLFVQSGYDMHTITRMTPEDLTAIGIQKPNHRKKLKAEMALLQIPDGLPDFKPETLEEWLALLGLAEYSPSLRRQGYRTVEDVTQLTWEDLEDFGILRLGHQKKIMLAIKRVKDILAGKYVPLQMQQGDVMVSPGGEMHEMSSLSTFQYRNGSASSSHYAIPPSIMRPVFFMPQQQAQPQPHYQQQHHVQQQQQQQQQQPIYYHYQQPTYRPDVVAIQVHRNRSSEDVRSCQPGPVANAEPAALQQTFYKPGWRQRSYEDGDVTPVSEHSHHLLPQGQNVPGGGTLPRPRGTVKPRPVAKISAKTRTDCCPDPSAHLHDDLKALSISPPTQPLYGTLGKKNPPPAPPKRASSSSISAESEAAEPIYGRSAKSSPLPLPPPPPVTAADSMSLLAYSDDSEDFPPPPAPITASDSYLQHGQHASSAAASVRERLDNILQRTGAGHWPARPHSQQSHYGVPNATPSRPNTMSSMKMVSTRECSPSESIETSDTEPGSPAMEFRQRRNGSDASFKQSTSSTESDSMPFANDNAGTIKQRSARAHPALAALTYSSSSVAAVLSPSLGRRAPSTSNANTNTNINLGTSDVLNDIGNMLADLTDELDSMLEEESSNQPIRQKS
- the LOC124195543 gene encoding caskin-1-like isoform X18, with the protein product MPQQQLPCCSLLFNPIGNMRKLPVSGLSQRSLRVCQAKRVAPPIVPESATASTSSSSLSVQQHPNHHHQQQQQQQQQQQQQQHRHSGSSFDSGGSAESSSGGYCSGTGSLSSCHAPSSSAWSQAGSDQRSSIGLDDAFLPPPPSSPAAHANNNAANNKHHMYSRGENEPVYSGRNLGSPGFGGPGGIFTYPASGANSHHTQNGIYGQIGQYRSGSQSSSQHVSFAMDNNHPTSPASVGSGSTSATAIPSMTLLPHPNYSHQLSMEDQGIDLTQSPGRESPSSSSSTVSVGLKSNISGGSSSGSSAASALLTGSSSCRHSTTSTTSLDSGRASGTYDIHHHHGANQRHGSTSSTSTTSTFHHPGGQMLLVQHQQQQRFSGQSYESCLRNSYHSSSSSLGSSGGKIDDIHRINIGEMLSQGMPEHEILNAWLTDLGFEEYYDLFVQSGYDMHTITRMTPEDLTAIGIQKPNHRKKLKAEMALLQIPDGLPDFKPETLEEWLALLGLAEYSPSLRRQGYRTVEDVTQLTWEDLEDFGILRLGHQKKIMLAIKRVKDILAGKYVPLQMQQGDVMVSPGGEMHEMSSLSTFQYRNGSASSSHYAIPPSIMRPVFFMPQQQAQPQPHYQQQHHVQQQQQQQQQQPIYYHYQQPTYRPDVVAIQVHRNRSSEDVRSCQPGPVANAEPAALQQTFYKPGWRQRSYEDGDVTPVSEHSHHLLPQGQNVPGGGTLPRPRGTVKPRPVAKISAKTRTDCCPDPSAHLHDDLKALSISPPTQPLYGTLGKKNPPPAPPKRASSSSISAESEAAEPIYGRSAKSSPLPLPPPPPVTAADSMSLLAYSDDSEDFPPPPAPITASDSYLQHGQHASSAAASVRERLDNILQRTGAGHWPARPHSQQSHYGVPNATPSRPNSTMSSMKMVSTRECSPSESIETSDTEPGSPAMEFRQRRNGSDASFKQSTSSTESDSMPFANDNAGTIKQRSARAHPALAALTYSSSSVAAVLSPSLGRRAPSTSNANTNTNINLGTSDVLNDIGNMLADLTDELDSMLEEESSNQPIRQKS
- the LOC124195543 gene encoding caskin-1-like isoform X10, which produces MPSRFLTLWSMLAKPGQQSTSSTKKKNKKDTSASSQQVHYRPGFMPVIPIYGEDMATSGSTRSVRDEVLVKEEEVTAPTARDRTLTRPASSVFRRSLLFRKSGVPAGISKNHQSVDSLAVTREESRSVSKSQSVSGLSQRSLRVCQAKRVAPPIVPESATASTSSSSLSVQQHPNHHHQQQQQQQQQQQQQQHRHSGSSFDSGGSAESSSGGYCSGTGSLSSCHAPSSSAWSQAGSDQRSSIGLDDAFLPPPPSSPAAHANNNAANNKHHMYSRGENEPVYSGRNLGSPGFGGPGGIFTYPASGANSHHTNGIYGQIGQYRSGSQSSSQHVSFAMDNNHPTSPASVGSGSTSATAIPSMTLLPHPNYSHQLSMEDQGIDLTQSPGRESPSSSSSTVSVGLKSNISGGSSSGSSAASALLTGSSSCRHSTTSTTSLDSGRASGTYDIHHHHGANQRHGSTSSTSTTSTFHHPGGQMLLVQHQQQQRFSGQSYESCLRNSYHSSSSSLGSSGGKIDDIHRINIGEMLSQGMPEHEILNAWLTDLGFEEYYDLFVQSGYDMHTITRMTPEDLTAIGIQKPNHRKKLKAEMALLQIPDGLPDFKPETLEEWLALLGLAEYSPSLRRQGYRTVEDVTQLTWEDLEDFGILRLGHQKKIMLAIKRVKDILAGKYVPLQMQQGDVMVSPGGEMHEMSSLSTFQYRNGSASSSHYAIPPSIMRPVFFMPQQQAQPQPHYQQQHHVQQQQQQQQQQPIYYHYQQPTYRPDVVAIQVHRNRSSEDVRSCQPGPVANAEPAALQQTFYKPGWRQRSYEDGDVTPVSEHSHHLLPQGQNVPGGGTLPRPRGTVKPRPVAKISAKTRTDCCPDPSAHLHDDLKALSISPPTQPLYGTLGKKNPPPAPPKRASSSSISAESEAAEPIYGRSAKSSPLPLPPPPPVTAADSMSLLAYSDDSEDFPPPPAPITASDSYLQHGQHASSAAASVRERLDNILQRTGAGHWPARPHSQQSHYGVPNATPSRPNSTMSSMKMVSTRECSPSESIETSDTEPGSPAMEFRQRRNGSDASFKQSTSSTESDSMPFANDNAGTIKQRSARAHPALAALTYSSSSVAAVLSPSLGRRAPSTSNANTNTNINLGTSDVLNDIGNMLADLTDELDSMLEEESSNQPIRQKS
- the LOC124195543 gene encoding caskin-1-like isoform X20; this translates as MPQQQLPCCSLLFNPIGNMRKLPVSGLSQRSLRVCQAKRVAPPIVPESATASTSSSSLSVQQHPNHHHQQQQQQQQQQQQQQHRHSGSSFDSGGSAESSSGGYCSGTGSLSSCHAPSSSAWSQAGSDQRSSIGLDDAFLPPPPSSPAAHANNNAANNKHHMYSRGENEPVYSGRNLGSPGFGGPGGIFTYPASGANSHHTQNGIYGQIGQYRSGSQSSSQHVSFAMDNNHPTSPASVGSGSTSATAIPSMTLLPHPNYSHQLSMEDQGIDLTQSPGRESPSSSSSTVSVGLKSNISGGSSSGSSAASALLTGSSSCRHSTTSTTSLDSGRASGTYDIHHHHGANQRHGSTSSTSTTSTFHHPGGQMLLVQHQQQQRFSGQSYESCLRNSYHSSSSSLGSSGGKIDDIHRINIGEMLSQGMPEHEILNAWLTDLGFEEYYDLFVQSGYDMHTITRMTPEDLTAIGIQKPNHRKKLKAEMALLQIPDGLPDFKPETLEEWLALLGLAEYSPSLRRQGYRTVEDVTQLTWEDLEDFGILRLGHQKKIMLAIKRVKDILAGKYVPLQMQQGDVMVSPGGEMHEMSSLSTFQYRNGSASSSHYAIPPSIMRPVFFMPQQQAQPQPHYQQQHHVQQQQQQQQQQPIYYHYQQPTYRPDVVAIQVHRNRSSEDVRSCQPGPVANAEPAALQQTFYKPGWRQRSYEDGDVTPVSEHSHHLLPQGQNVPGGGTLPRPRGTVKPRPVAKISAKTRTDCCPDPSAHLHDDLKALSISPPTQPLYGTLGKKNPPPAPPKRASSSSISAESEAAEPIYGRSAKSSPLPLPPPPPVTAADSMSLLAYSDDSEDFPPPPAPITASDSYLQHGQHASSAAASVRERLDNILQRTGAGHWPARPHSQQSHYGVPNATPSRPNSTMSSMKMVSTRECSPSESIETSDTEPGSPAMEFRQRRNGSDASFKSTSSTESDSMPFANDNAGTIKQRSARAHPALAALTYSSSSVAAVLSPSLGRRAPSTSNANTNTNINLGTSDVLNDIGNMLADLTDELDSMLEEESSNQPIRQKS
- the LOC124195543 gene encoding caskin-1-like isoform X11, translated to MPSRFLTLWSMLAKPGQQSTSSTKKKNKKDTSASSQQVHYRPGFMPVIPIYGEDMATSGSTRSVRDEVLVKEEEVTAPTARDRTLTRPASSVFRRSLLFRKSGVPAGISKNHQSVDSLAVTREESRSVSKSQSVSGLSQRSLRVCQAKRVAPPIVPESATASTSSSSLSVQQHPNHHHQQQQQQQQQQQQQQHRHSGSSFDSGGSAESSSGGYCSGTGSLSSCHAPSSSAWSQAGSDQRSSIGLDDAFLPPPPSSPAAHANNNAANNKHHMYSRGENEPVYSGRNLGSPGFGGPGGIFTYPASGANSHHTNGIYGQIGQYRSGSQSSSQHVSFAMDNNHPTSPASVGSGSTSATAIPSMTLLPHPNYSHQLSMEDQGIDLTQSPGRESPSSSSSTVSVGLKSNISGGSSSGSSAASALLTGSSSCRHSTTSTTSLDSGRASGTYDIHHHHGANQRHGSTSSTSTTSTFHHPGGQMLLVQHQQQQRFSGQSYESCLRNSYHSSSSSLGSSGGKIDDIHRINIGEMLSQGMPEHEILNAWLTDLGFEEYYDLFVQSGYDMHTITRMTPEDLTAIGIQKPNHRKKLKAEMALLQIPDGLPDFKPETLEEWLALLGLAEYSPSLRRQGYRTVEDVTQLTWEDLEDFGILRLGHQKKIMLAIKRVKDILAGKYVPLQMQQGDVMVSPGGEMHEMSSLSTFQYRNGSASSSHYAIPPSIMRPVFFMPQQQAQPQPHYQQQHHVQQQQQQQQQQPIYYHYQQPTYRPDVVAIQVHRNRSSEDVRSCQPGPVANAEPAALQQTFYKPGWRQRSYEDGDVTPVSEHSHHLLPQGQNVPGGGTLPRPRGTVKPRPVAKISAKTRTDCCPDPSAHLHDDLKALSISPPTQPLYGTLGKKNPPPAPPKRASSSSISAESEAAEPIYGRSAKSSPLPLPPPPPVTAADSMSLLAYSDDSEDFPPPPAPITASDSYLQHGQHASSAAASVRERLDNILQRTGAGHWPARPHSQQSHYGVPNATPSRPNSTMSSMKMVSTRECSPSESIETSDTEPGSPAMEFRQRRNGSDASFKSTSSTESDSMPFANDNAGTIKQRSARAHPALAALTYSSSSVAAVLSPSLGRRAPSTSNANTNTNINLGTSDVLNDIGNMLADLTDELDSMLEEESSNQPIRQKS
- the LOC124195543 gene encoding caskin-1-like isoform X15 codes for the protein MSNTFFFGRLSRIFFPSSDGARLLLDVAMRRLGLFPYSFCPPLLELWTVCVCVCVRTCFYRVSYLEWRQLRFSCLAMNRVQKKVSGLSQRSLRVCQAKRVAPPIVPESATASTSSSSLSVQQHPNHHHQQQQQQQQQQQQQQHRHSGSSFDSGGSAESSSGGYCSGTGSLSSCHAPSSSAWSQAGSDQRSSIGLDDAFLPPPPSSPAAHANNNAANNKHHMYSRGENEPVYSGRNLGSPGFGGPGGIFTYPASGANSHHTNGIYGQIGQYRSGSQSSSQHVSFAMDNNHPTSPASVGSGSTSATAIPSMTLLPHPNYSHQLSMEDQGIDLTQSPGRESPSSSSSTVSVGLKSNISGGSSSGSSAASALLTGSSSCRHSTTSTTSLDSGRASGTYDIHHHHGANQRHGSTSSTSTTSTFHHPGGQMLLVQHQQQQRFSGQSYESCLRNSYHSSSSSLGSSGGKIDDIHRINIGEMLSQGMPEHEILNAWLTDLGFEEYYDLFVQSGYDMHTITRMTPEDLTAIGIQKPNHRKKLKAEMALLQIPDGLPDFKPETLEEWLALLGLAEYSPSLRRQGYRTVEDVTQLTWEDLEDFGILRLGHQKKIMLAIKRVKDILAGKYVPLQMQQGDVMVSPGGEMHEMSSLSTFQYRNGSASSSHYAIPPSIMRPVFFMPQQQAQPQPHYQQQHHVQQQQQQQQQQPIYYHYQQPTYRPDVVAIQVHRNRSSEDVRSCQPGPVANAEPAALQQTFYKPGWRQRSYEDGDVTPVSEHSHHLLPQGQNVPGGGTLPRPRGTVKPRPVAKISAKTRTDCCPDPSAHLHDDLKALSISPPTQPLYGTLGKKNPPPAPPKRASSSSISAESEAAEPIYGRSAKSSPLPLPPPPPVTAADSMSLLAYSDDSEDFPPPPAPITASDSYLQHGQHASSAAASVRERLDNILQRTGAGHWPARPHSQQSHYGVPNATPSRPNSTMSSMKMVSTRECSPSESIETSDTEPGSPAMEFRQRRNGSDASFKSTSSTESDSMPFANDNAGTIKQRSARAHPALAALTYSSSSVAAVLSPSLGRRAPSTSNANTNTNINLGTSDVLNDIGNMLADLTDELDSMLEEESSNQPIRQKS